One Chelonoidis abingdonii isolate Lonesome George chromosome 17, CheloAbing_2.0, whole genome shotgun sequence DNA segment encodes these proteins:
- the KLF15 gene encoding Krueppel-like factor 15 yields MVDHLLPADEYFSSTRSPVGYFGDMMAGGRSYQMLPSPVSEDDSDSSSFCSCSSPDSQVLSSSYGSTSSAESQDSILDYLLSQASLGNTPASWWDKRRLQPVVKEEYFRLPEFAVDMEDSGPFQPTLEEIEEFLEENMELDLKEGPKSETKDLRACSQVSVASVQQKDHLVASVNLKESKSEQSSSSTEGSDVSNGALSLEGGIPVMLQIQPVQIKQESNTSPSSQGPAQENIKIAQLLVNIQGQTFALVPQIVQSSNLNLSSKFVRIAPVPIAAKPIGPGGMIQGQTGIIMGQKFQKNPAAELIKMHKCSFPGCTKMYTKSSHLKAHLRRHTGEKPFACTWPGCGWRFSRSDELSRHRRSHSGVKPYQCPVCEKKFARSDHLSKHIKVHRFPRSNRSVRSVN; encoded by the exons ATGGTGGATCACTTGCTTCCTGCTGATGAATATTTTTCATCCACAAGATCCCCTGTTGGATACTTTGGGGACATGATGGCTGGTGGGAGGTCGTATCAgatgctgccctcacctgtgtcAGAAGATGACAGCGATTCTTCAAGCTTTTGCTCTTGTTCCAGCCCTGATTCCCAGGTTCTCAGCTCTAGCTATGGAAGCACATCTAGCGCTGAAAGTCAAGATAGTATTTTAGACTATTTACTGTCCCAGGCTTCCTTGGGTAACACCCCTGCTTCTTGGTGGGACAAAAGGAGACTTCAGCCAGTAGTGAAAGAGGAGTATTTCAGATTGCCTGAGTTCGCAGTGGATATGGAAGATTCTGGACCATTTCAGCCCACGCTTGAGGAGATTGAGGAGTTtctggaagaaaacatggagTTGGATCTCAAGGAAGGGCCTAAAAGTGAGACCAAGGACTTGAGAGCTTGCAGCCAAGTTTCTGTTGCTTCAGTCCAGCAAAAAGACCATCTGGTAGCTAGCGTTAatttaaaagaaagtaaaagtGAACAATCAAGTAGCTCAACAGAAGGTAGCGATGTTTCAAACGGAGCTCTATCCCTGGAGGGAGGGATACCTGTCATGCTCCAAATTCAGCCTGTACAGATCAAACAAGAGTCAAATACAAGCCCTAGTTCACAAGGACCAGCACAAGAGAATATTAAAATTGCACAGCTCCTAGTCAACATTCAAGGACAGACATTTGCACTTGTGCCGCAGATCGTTCAGTCATCCAATTTGAACTTGTCCTCTAAATTTGTCCGCATAGCTCCAGTCCCTATTGCTGCAAAGCCTATTGGGCCAGGAGGCATGATCCAGGGTCAAACAGGGATCATCATGGGCCAGAAATTTCAAAAGAACCCTGCGGCAGAACTTATTAAAATGCACAAATGTTCTTTCCCTGGCTGTACTAAGATGTACACTAAAAGCAGCCATTTGAAAGCGCACCTGAGGAGACACACAGGAGAAAAACCTTTTGCATGCACATGGCCCGGTTGTGGATGGAG GTTCTCCAGATCAGATGAGCTCTCCCGGCACAGACGCTCCCACTCTGGAGTGAAACCTTACCAGTGTCCTGTCTGCGAGAAGAAATTTGCTCGAAGTGACCACTTATCCAAACACATCAAGGTGCACCGGTTCCCTAGAAGCAACCGCTCTGTGCGCTCAGTGAACTGA